A single region of the Sphingobium sp. TKS genome encodes:
- a CDS encoding sensor histidine kinase translates to MIGIAALWISLLLLGGGLALDRVLSDAITRNFDDGMNYVLTAMIASAEIGPDGEVLFNREPADQRFLEPNSGIYYQISGKGHEDWRSRSLWDRALKVNPEHHDDAPHIYDSNQFPGEDLRVMERSIILPGSDTRWMFMVAQAREGLDAQIKTLRSTLFESFALLALGLIVLATLQTLYGLRPLRKVRHEIVRMRAGEKNRVTEPMPAEVLPMVEELNALLAHNERQAEEARTHAGNLAHALKTPLTVIMNAATAQSPDLGDTVIREATTMRRQVDHHLARARAVGRRGAAHSRAEVWASLDAVERAVQRLYPDVRIDMDGDKEAAVRVERQDLDEMLGNLVENAAKYGGGSVFATVGRRGSMIEILVEDDGTGIAKADRTRIFDRGVRLDSGKPGTGLGLAIVRDVAEIYGGSVALEESEDLGGAMVRLRLPAA, encoded by the coding sequence ATGATCGGCATTGCCGCGCTGTGGATCAGCCTGCTGCTGCTGGGCGGCGGGCTGGCGCTGGACCGCGTGCTGTCCGACGCGATCACGCGCAATTTCGACGACGGGATGAACTATGTCCTGACCGCCATGATCGCATCGGCGGAAATCGGCCCGGATGGCGAAGTATTGTTCAACCGCGAACCCGCCGACCAGCGGTTCCTGGAGCCCAATAGCGGCATTTACTACCAGATCAGCGGCAAGGGGCACGAGGATTGGCGGTCGCGGTCGCTGTGGGACCGGGCGCTCAAGGTCAATCCCGAGCATCATGACGACGCCCCGCACATTTATGACAGCAACCAGTTTCCTGGCGAAGATCTGCGCGTCATGGAGCGTAGCATCATCCTGCCGGGGTCGGATACGCGCTGGATGTTCATGGTGGCGCAGGCGCGCGAAGGGCTGGACGCGCAGATCAAGACATTGCGGTCGACCCTGTTCGAAAGCTTCGCGCTGCTGGCCCTGGGGCTGATCGTGCTGGCGACGTTGCAGACGCTTTACGGGCTGCGGCCGCTGCGCAAGGTGCGGCATGAGATCGTGCGGATGCGGGCGGGCGAGAAGAATCGCGTGACCGAGCCGATGCCCGCCGAAGTCCTGCCCATGGTCGAGGAACTGAACGCCCTGCTCGCCCATAATGAGCGGCAGGCGGAGGAAGCGCGAACCCATGCGGGCAATCTCGCCCATGCGCTGAAAACGCCGCTGACCGTGATCATGAACGCCGCCACCGCGCAATCGCCCGATCTGGGCGACACGGTGATCCGCGAAGCGACGACGATGCGGCGGCAGGTCGACCACCACCTCGCCCGCGCCCGCGCCGTGGGGCGGCGCGGCGCGGCGCACAGCCGGGCGGAGGTGTGGGCCAGCCTGGATGCGGTCGAGCGCGCGGTACAGCGGCTCTATCCGGATGTGCGGATCGACATGGATGGCGACAAGGAGGCCGCCGTACGTGTCGAGCGGCAGGATCTGGACGAGATGCTGGGCAATCTGGTCGAGAATGCCGCCAAATATGGCGGCGGCAGCGTGTTCGCGACCGTCGGGCGCCGGGGATCGATGATTGAAATCCTGGTCGAGGATGACGGGACGGGCATTGCCAAGGCGGACCGCACGCGCATTTTCGACCGGGGCGTCCGGCTCGATTCGGGAAAGCCGGGCACCGGCCTTGGCCTGGCCATCGTGCGCGATGTCGCGGAAATCTATGGCGGGTCGGTCGCGCTGGAAGAAAGCGAGGATCTGGGCGGCGCGATGGTCCGGCTGCGGCTGCCTGCCGCCTGA
- a CDS encoding SIMPL domain-containing protein, which produces MKSMFALMALGAALPVSAMAQTSVTIAETAPIVTLNVTETVEAAPDMATVGTGVQTRAQTAAQAMRDNAAQMDKLIAALVKAGIPKKDIQTSGINLSAQYDYSNRDGQPSGPRFIGYEASNQLSVKLRDIKKVGTLLDTMVEAGATNVNGPSFSISDPTPMLAQARAAALKTARAQADFYAQAAGYRSARLVSLAESNSGGQPPMPMMVTARFKADSAPATPVEPGQVGSSVTLTVQYALEK; this is translated from the coding sequence ATGAAATCAATGTTCGCCCTGATGGCCCTTGGCGCTGCCCTGCCGGTTTCGGCCATGGCGCAGACCAGCGTCACCATCGCTGAAACCGCGCCGATCGTGACGCTGAACGTCACGGAAACCGTGGAAGCCGCGCCCGACATGGCGACAGTGGGCACCGGCGTCCAGACCCGCGCCCAAACCGCCGCCCAGGCGATGCGCGACAATGCGGCGCAGATGGACAAGCTGATCGCCGCGCTGGTGAAGGCGGGAATCCCGAAGAAGGATATTCAAACCAGCGGCATCAATCTTTCCGCGCAATATGATTACAGCAATCGCGACGGGCAGCCGTCGGGGCCGCGCTTCATCGGCTATGAAGCGTCGAACCAGCTTTCGGTGAAGCTGCGCGACATCAAGAAGGTTGGTACGCTGCTCGACACCATGGTGGAGGCCGGGGCGACCAATGTGAACGGGCCGAGCTTCTCAATCAGCGATCCCACGCCGATGCTGGCGCAGGCGCGGGCGGCCGCGCTCAAGACCGCCAGGGCGCAGGCGGATTTCTACGCGCAGGCGGCCGGCTATCGGTCGGCGCGGCTGGTTTCGCTGGCGGAGAGCAATAGCGGTGGCCAGCCGCCCATGCCGATGATGGTGACGGCGCGGTTCAAGGCGGATTCAGCGCCCGCCACGCCGGTCGAGCCGGGGCAGGTCGGGTCTTCGGTGACGCTGACGGTGCAGTACGCGCTGGAGAAGTGA
- a CDS encoding glutamine amidotransferase — MKKALIVRHVPREGAAGYLQPIEAAGFEIERIDVASPDFFDADLCTPDLLIMMGGPMGVYEHDIHPWIPHQIEKLAARLEQDLPTLGVCLGSQMIAAALGAPVYPGGHMELGFAPVRLNGAGADSPLRHLEDVPVLHWHSDTFDLPAGVDLLASTDNYAHQAFRRGRNLLALQFHAEMGEDPRFEDWLTHFWADLDIAKQCGIALRQDHADHGPGAVAAGRAMIAEWLSGIES; from the coding sequence ATGAAGAAAGCGCTGATCGTCCGTCATGTGCCGCGCGAAGGAGCGGCGGGGTATCTCCAGCCGATCGAGGCCGCAGGCTTTGAGATCGAGCGGATTGACGTCGCCAGTCCTGATTTTTTCGATGCCGACCTGTGCACGCCCGACCTGCTGATCATGATGGGCGGCCCGATGGGCGTCTATGAGCATGACATTCACCCCTGGATACCCCACCAGATCGAAAAGCTCGCCGCCCGGCTGGAGCAGGATTTGCCGACGCTCGGCGTTTGCCTCGGCAGCCAGATGATCGCCGCGGCTCTGGGCGCCCCCGTCTATCCCGGCGGTCATATGGAACTGGGCTTCGCGCCGGTCAGGTTGAACGGGGCGGGGGCCGATTCCCCGCTTCGTCATCTGGAGGATGTGCCGGTGCTGCACTGGCACAGCGACACATTCGACTTGCCCGCCGGTGTCGACCTGCTCGCCTCAACCGATAATTACGCGCATCAGGCGTTCCGCCGGGGACGCAACCTGCTTGCGCTGCAATTCCACGCGGAAATGGGCGAAGACCCGCGCTTTGAGGACTGGCTCACACATTTCTGGGCCGATCTCGACATAGCGAAGCAATGCGGCATCGCCCTGCGGCAGGACCATGCCGATCATGGCCCCGGCGCCGTCGCCGCCGGTCGCGCAATGATTGCCGAATGGTTGAGCGGGATCGAGAGCTAG
- a CDS encoding DUF5818 domain-containing protein, which yields MTDIGAGVDETGRLIRDEAGFLLQRDLGGSFRLVLLRVPVDHVEKRVRVQGYYAGDGIVEVEGVAAA from the coding sequence ATGACTGATATTGGCGCTGGAGTGGACGAAACCGGTCGGTTGATACGCGATGAGGCCGGATTCCTGCTCCAGCGCGATCTGGGCGGCAGTTTCCGGCTGGTGCTGCTGCGCGTCCCCGTCGATCATGTCGAAAAACGGGTGCGGGTGCAGGGCTATTATGCCGGGGATGGCATAGTGGAGGTGGAAGGGGTGGCCGCGGCCTGA
- a CDS encoding CBU_0592 family membrane protein — protein MTILVEAVGWLGAILVLGAYILVSTGRLSGGSPAFQWMNALGAAFFVLNTWWHGAIPSMVLNIIWSGIGFAALWRIRRVARP, from the coding sequence TTGACCATCCTTGTGGAAGCCGTCGGCTGGCTTGGCGCGATCCTCGTCCTGGGCGCTTATATCCTCGTCTCGACCGGCCGCCTTTCCGGCGGATCACCGGCCTTCCAATGGATGAACGCGCTCGGCGCGGCCTTCTTCGTCCTCAACACCTGGTGGCATGGCGCCATCCCCTCGATGGTGCTCAATATCATCTGGAGCGGCATCGGCTTCGCCGCGCTCTGGCGCATCCGTCGGGTCGCGCGCCCATAG
- a CDS encoding YbaN family protein has protein sequence MRRPFYLVGGFLSLGLGTIGAFLPLLPTVPFMILAAFCFARSSPALEAQLLEHRHFGSHIRRWREKGAISRRGKKAALAAFAFSVVLALVFSPFPWFLLPIAAALIGGTWIWTRPE, from the coding sequence ATGCGGCGGCCTTTCTATCTGGTTGGCGGGTTCCTGTCGCTCGGACTGGGGACGATCGGAGCCTTTCTGCCGCTCCTGCCGACCGTGCCTTTCATGATTTTGGCGGCCTTTTGCTTTGCGCGGTCGAGCCCGGCGCTGGAGGCGCAACTGCTTGAGCATCGCCATTTCGGATCGCATATCCGCCGCTGGCGGGAGAAGGGCGCGATCAGTCGGCGGGGGAAGAAGGCGGCATTGGCGGCCTTTGCGTTCAGCGTGGTGCTCGCGTTGGTATTTTCGCCTTTTCCATGGTTCCTGCTACCGATCGCAGCGGCACTGATCGGCGGAACCTGGATATGGACGCGGCCGGAATAA
- the acnA gene encoding aconitate hydratase AcnA: MTAIGQDTLGTRDILKVGGKDIAYYSLKKAAAKLGDVSRLPFSMKVLLENLLRFEDGVTVTTDDIKAIVAWQNDKGKAEREIQYRPARVLMQDFTGVPCVVDLAAMRDAMTALGADASKINPQVPVHLVIDHSVMVDEFGTPKAFEQNVEIEYQRNMERYDFLKWGSKSLANFYAVPPGTGICHQVNLENIAQAVWSSEGPDGVTVAYPDTCVGTDSHTTMINGLGVLGWGVGGIEAEAAMLGQPVSMLIPEVVGFKLTGELKEGVTATDLVLTATQMLRAKGVVGRFVEYFGPGLASLSLADRATLANMAPEYGATCGFFGIDDKTLDYMRLTGRTEENIALVEAYAKEQGFWIDPSIEPVFTDTLELDLATVVPSLAGPKRPQDRVSLPEVDDVFNADLANVYKKAQQRVPVEGKDFDIGDGDVTIAAITSCTNTSNPGVLVAAGLVAKKANELGLKPKPWVKTSLAPGSQVVTDYLERAGLQSHLDAVGFNLVGYGCTTCIGNSGPLAEPISKAINENGLVAAAVISGNRNFEGRVSPDVRANFLASPPLVVAYALKGTVIEDFITTPIGVSAAGNDVYLKDIWPTNDEVASTMAGCMDRAMFQARYANVYKGDAHWQAIDVKGSDTYSWRAGSTYVANPPYFEGLSMTPAPVTDIIEAKPLAIFGDSITTDHISPAGSIKATSPAGKWLQERQVAQADFNSYGARRGHHEVMMRGTFANIRIKNLMLDGVEGGMTKYDGEVLPIYDAAMKHKADGTPLVVIGGKEYGTGSSRDWAAKGTNLLGVRSVIVESFERIHRSNLVGMGVLPLQFKDGQNKDTLGLTGDETFTIQNVAGLKPRQDVDVIVKRADGSTFTFTALCRIDTVNELDYFLNGGILQYVLRKLAA; this comes from the coding sequence ATGACCGCCATCGGACAGGACACACTCGGCACGCGCGACATTTTGAAGGTCGGCGGCAAGGACATTGCCTATTATTCGCTGAAAAAGGCCGCTGCGAAGCTTGGAGACGTTTCGCGCCTGCCTTTCTCGATGAAGGTGCTGCTGGAAAACCTGCTCCGTTTCGAGGATGGCGTCACTGTCACCACCGACGACATCAAGGCGATCGTCGCCTGGCAGAATGACAAGGGCAAGGCCGAGCGCGAAATCCAGTATCGCCCCGCCCGCGTGCTGATGCAGGACTTCACCGGCGTTCCCTGCGTCGTCGACCTCGCCGCGATGCGCGACGCGATGACCGCGCTGGGCGCCGACGCCAGCAAGATCAACCCGCAGGTGCCCGTCCACCTCGTCATCGACCACTCGGTCATGGTCGACGAATTCGGCACGCCCAAGGCGTTCGAACAGAATGTGGAAATCGAATATCAGCGCAATATGGAGCGCTACGACTTCCTGAAGTGGGGCAGCAAGAGCCTTGCCAATTTCTATGCCGTGCCGCCGGGCACCGGCATCTGCCATCAGGTGAACCTGGAAAATATCGCGCAGGCCGTATGGTCGAGCGAAGGCCCGGACGGCGTCACCGTCGCCTATCCCGACACCTGCGTCGGCACCGACAGCCACACCACGATGATCAACGGCCTGGGCGTTCTGGGCTGGGGCGTGGGCGGCATCGAGGCCGAAGCCGCGATGCTGGGCCAGCCCGTCTCCATGCTCATCCCCGAAGTCGTCGGCTTCAAGCTGACCGGCGAACTGAAGGAAGGCGTGACCGCCACCGACCTGGTGCTGACCGCTACGCAGATGCTGCGCGCCAAGGGCGTGGTCGGCCGCTTCGTCGAATATTTCGGTCCCGGCCTTGCCTCGCTGTCGCTGGCCGACCGCGCGACGCTCGCCAACATGGCGCCGGAATATGGCGCGACCTGCGGCTTCTTCGGTATCGACGACAAGACGCTGGATTATATGCGTCTGACCGGCCGCACCGAAGAGAATATCGCGCTGGTCGAAGCCTATGCCAAGGAGCAGGGCTTCTGGATCGATCCCTCCATCGAGCCGGTCTTCACCGATACGCTGGAACTGGACCTCGCCACCGTCGTCCCCAGCCTCGCCGGTCCCAAGCGTCCGCAGGACCGTGTTTCGCTGCCGGAAGTCGATGACGTGTTCAACGCCGACCTGGCGAACGTCTACAAGAAGGCGCAGCAGCGCGTTCCGGTCGAGGGCAAGGATTTCGACATTGGCGACGGCGACGTCACCATCGCCGCGATCACCAGCTGCACCAACACGTCGAACCCCGGCGTTCTGGTCGCCGCTGGCCTCGTCGCCAAGAAGGCGAACGAACTGGGCCTGAAGCCAAAGCCCTGGGTCAAGACCTCGCTCGCCCCCGGTTCGCAGGTCGTCACCGACTATCTGGAAAGGGCCGGCCTTCAGTCGCACCTCGACGCGGTCGGCTTCAACCTGGTCGGCTATGGCTGCACCACCTGCATCGGCAACTCCGGCCCGCTGGCCGAGCCGATCAGCAAGGCGATCAACGAAAACGGCCTCGTCGCAGCTGCCGTGATCTCCGGCAACCGCAACTTCGAAGGCCGCGTATCGCCCGACGTGCGCGCCAACTTCCTTGCCAGCCCGCCGCTGGTCGTCGCCTATGCGCTTAAGGGCACGGTGATCGAGGACTTCATCACCACCCCGATCGGCGTCAGCGCGGCGGGTAATGACGTTTACCTGAAGGACATCTGGCCGACCAATGACGAGGTCGCCTCGACCATGGCCGGCTGCATGGACCGTGCGATGTTCCAGGCCCGCTACGCCAATGTCTACAAGGGCGATGCGCACTGGCAGGCGATCGACGTCAAGGGTTCGGACACCTATAGCTGGCGCGCCGGTTCGACCTATGTCGCCAACCCGCCTTATTTCGAGGGTCTCAGCATGACCCCGGCGCCGGTCACGGACATCATCGAAGCCAAGCCGCTTGCGATCTTCGGAGACTCGATCACCACCGACCACATCTCGCCCGCAGGCTCGATCAAGGCGACTTCGCCGGCCGGCAAGTGGTTACAGGAGCGTCAGGTCGCGCAGGCCGACTTCAACAGCTACGGCGCGCGCCGTGGCCATCACGAAGTCATGATGCGCGGCACCTTCGCCAATATCCGCATCAAGAACCTGATGCTGGACGGCGTCGAAGGCGGCATGACGAAATATGACGGCGAAGTGCTGCCGATCTACGACGCGGCGATGAAGCACAAGGCCGACGGCACGCCGCTGGTCGTCATCGGCGGCAAGGAATATGGCACCGGATCGTCGCGCGACTGGGCGGCGAAGGGCACCAACCTGCTGGGCGTCCGCTCGGTCATCGTCGAGAGCTTCGAGCGTATCCACCGCTCGAACCTGGTCGGCATGGGCGTGCTGCCGCTCCAGTTCAAGGACGGTCAGAACAAGGACACGCTGGGCCTGACGGGCGATGAAACCTTCACCATCCAGAATGTCGCGGGCCTCAAGCCCCGCCAGGATGTGGACGTGATCGTGAAGCGCGCCGACGGCTCGACCTTCACCTTCACCGCGCTGTGCCGCATCGATACCGTCAACGAACTGGATTACTTCCTGAACGGCGGCATCCTCCAATATGTGCTGCGCAAGCTCGCCGCTTGA
- a CDS encoding glutathione S-transferase, which produces MADAELTISSKTYSSWSLRGWLLCRLAGLKVVEKTIALDDPENRAELLLLSPSVLVPRLTHEGASVWDTLAIAEYLHELYPHAGLYPADRIARAHCRSVSGEIHSGFINLRSALPMNLKVRHEKFPVFSGAKQDIERIEEIWTECLNAYGGPWLFGERPTVADAMFAPVAQRFLTYAVALSSKSAAYCNWSNDWDLMREWIDAARKEKDEVEELEVEF; this is translated from the coding sequence ATGGCCGACGCCGAATTAACCATTTCCAGCAAGACTTATTCATCCTGGTCCCTGCGTGGATGGCTGTTGTGCCGTCTGGCGGGCCTGAAGGTCGTGGAAAAAACGATCGCGCTCGATGATCCTGAAAACAGGGCGGAATTGCTGCTCTTGTCGCCTTCCGTGCTGGTGCCGCGGCTGACCCACGAAGGGGCGAGCGTATGGGATACGCTCGCAATCGCGGAATATCTGCATGAGCTTTATCCGCATGCCGGGCTCTATCCGGCGGATCGGATCGCCCGCGCGCATTGCCGTTCGGTTTCGGGCGAGATTCATTCCGGCTTCATCAACCTGCGGTCCGCCCTGCCCATGAACCTGAAGGTCAGGCATGAGAAATTTCCCGTCTTTTCAGGCGCCAAGCAAGACATTGAGCGGATCGAGGAGATCTGGACCGAATGCCTGAACGCCTATGGCGGTCCCTGGCTGTTCGGGGAACGGCCGACCGTGGCCGATGCGATGTTCGCACCGGTGGCGCAGCGTTTCCTGACCTATGCCGTAGCGCTGTCGTCCAAATCCGCCGCCTATTGCAACTGGAGCAACGACTGGGATCTGATGCGCGAGTGGATCGACGCGGCGCGCAAGGAGAAGGACGAGGTCGAGGAACTGGAAGTCGAGTTTTAG
- a CDS encoding polyhydroxyalkanoate depolymerase codes for MMMLYSGYQAWNDMMAPARFGAQIALSFKDRMGPAGDWPVPRRMFALMDVFQGAKLTHRRPAYGITEVHSGNAVVSVREEVALDLPFGNLLHFAKDDVETAQPKVLVVAPMSGHFATLLRNTCQTLLRDHDVYITDWKNARDVPLSAGRFGFDDYVDYIMTFMQELGPGSHLVSVCQPCVPAMAAVSIMAEDKDPATPRSMTLMGGPIDTRAAPTVVNELANDQSIEWFEENLISMVPMRYPGRGRRVYPGFLQLSAFMSMNMDRHGAAHRELYQLLADGKQVEADKIKTFYQEYFAVLDMTAEFYLETVDKVFQRTLLAKGELTYRGRKVNPGAIRNTALLTVEGEKDDVCAVGQTAAAHALCTGLRPHLKRHHLQPGVGHYGVFSGSKWEKQVYPQVRNMILAMN; via the coding sequence ATGATGATGCTATATAGTGGTTATCAGGCCTGGAACGACATGATGGCCCCCGCGCGATTCGGTGCTCAGATCGCTCTTTCGTTCAAGGACAGGATGGGTCCCGCCGGGGATTGGCCCGTGCCGCGCCGCATGTTCGCCCTGATGGATGTTTTCCAGGGCGCGAAATTGACGCATCGCCGCCCGGCCTATGGAATAACGGAGGTGCACAGCGGCAATGCGGTCGTCTCCGTTCGGGAAGAAGTGGCGCTGGACCTGCCCTTTGGCAACCTGCTGCACTTCGCGAAGGACGATGTGGAGACCGCCCAGCCCAAGGTGCTGGTGGTAGCGCCCATGTCCGGCCATTTCGCGACCTTGCTGCGCAACACCTGCCAGACCCTGCTCCGCGACCATGACGTCTACATCACCGACTGGAAGAACGCCCGCGACGTGCCGCTGAGCGCCGGGCGCTTCGGTTTCGACGATTATGTCGATTATATCATGACCTTCATGCAGGAACTGGGGCCGGGGTCGCATCTGGTGTCGGTATGCCAACCCTGCGTTCCGGCAATGGCGGCGGTGTCGATCATGGCGGAGGACAAGGATCCCGCAACCCCGCGTTCCATGACGCTGATGGGCGGGCCGATCGACACGCGCGCCGCGCCCACGGTGGTCAACGAACTCGCCAATGATCAGTCGATCGAATGGTTCGAGGAAAATCTGATCAGCATGGTGCCGATGCGCTATCCGGGGCGTGGTCGGCGGGTCTATCCCGGTTTTCTTCAGCTTTCCGCCTTCATGTCGATGAACATGGATCGGCACGGCGCGGCGCATCGCGAACTTTACCAATTGCTGGCCGACGGCAAGCAGGTGGAGGCCGACAAGATCAAGACCTTCTACCAGGAATATTTCGCCGTGCTCGACATGACGGCGGAATTCTACCTCGAAACCGTGGACAAGGTGTTTCAGCGGACCTTACTGGCGAAGGGCGAACTCACCTATCGCGGGCGGAAGGTCAATCCGGGCGCGATCCGCAACACCGCCCTGCTGACCGTCGAGGGCGAAAAGGACGATGTCTGCGCCGTGGGCCAGACGGCGGCCGCCCATGCGCTCTGCACGGGCCTGCGCCCGCATCTGAAGCGCCATCATCTCCAGCCTGGCGTCGGCCATTATGGCGTGTTTTCCGGCAGCAAATGGGAAAAGCAGGTCTATCCGCAGGTGCGGAACATGATCCTGGCGATGAACTGA
- a CDS encoding response regulator transcription factor gives MRLLIVEDEPSLGQQLRNTLEGAGYAVDLADDGEDGHFLGATESYDAVVLDLGLPTIDGLTVLDRWRKEGRSFPVLVLTARDSWSDKVAGLDAGADDYLAKPFQSEELIARLRALIRRASGNASSELTAGDVRLDTRSGKVTLKGEPVKLTAQEYKLLSYLLHHKGKVVSRTELIEHIYDQDFDRDSNTIEVFVTRIRKKLGADVITTIRGLGYSLDEPGR, from the coding sequence ATGCGTCTGCTGATCGTCGAAGATGAACCTAGCCTCGGGCAACAGCTCCGCAATACGCTGGAGGGCGCGGGTTACGCCGTGGATCTGGCCGACGATGGCGAGGACGGACATTTTCTGGGCGCGACCGAAAGCTATGACGCGGTGGTGCTGGATCTGGGCCTGCCGACCATCGACGGCCTGACAGTGCTGGACCGCTGGCGCAAGGAAGGCCGCAGTTTTCCGGTGCTGGTGCTGACCGCGCGCGATAGCTGGTCGGACAAGGTGGCGGGGCTGGACGCTGGCGCGGACGACTATCTCGCCAAGCCCTTTCAGAGCGAGGAACTGATCGCCCGCCTGCGCGCGCTCATTCGCCGCGCTTCGGGCAATGCGTCGAGCGAGCTGACCGCCGGTGACGTGCGGCTGGACACGCGATCGGGCAAGGTGACGCTGAAGGGCGAGCCGGTGAAGCTCACCGCGCAGGAATATAAGCTGCTCTCCTACCTGCTCCACCACAAGGGCAAGGTGGTGAGCCGCACCGAGTTGATCGAACATATTTACGACCAGGATTTCGACCGCGATTCCAACACGATCGAAGTGTTCGTGACGCGCATCCGCAAGAAGCTGGGCGCCGACGTCATCACGACGATCCGTGGCCTGGGCTACAGCCTCGACGAACCGGGACGGTAA
- a CDS encoding ABC-F family ATP-binding cassette domain-containing protein has product MAAPILSFENLGLSQGTHWLFRNLDIFVGEKDRLALIGRNGAGKTTLLKLIAGQIEPDEGNRSVRPGARVIMLEQDPDVAGFATLRDFALAGQFAPPAHEVDAIASQLGTDLDREAATASGGERRRAAIARALASKPDLLLLDEPTNHLDIDAIDWLEGWLSRYNGAFIVISHDRAFLTRLTRQTLWLDRGGIRRNEIGFGGFEEWMEAVYAEEARAAEKLDAKLKIEAHWLERGVTARRKRNQGRLAKLWEMRAQRAAMVGPQGVAKIAVASDDNKTKSVITAEHVTKNFGDRTVIKDFSLRIQRGDRIGIVGGNGAGKTTLLKLLTGELAPDSGQVKQAKSLDMIFIDQQRSLMQPDKRVRDVLAEGGDWIDVRGVRKHVHGYLKEFLFDPSLAEAKVGTLSGGERSRLLFAREFARESNLLILDEPTNDLDLETLDLLQEVIADYEGTVLIVSHDRDFLDRTVTVTLGLDGSGTIDVIVGGYADWVAKRQPKNAPKAEKKAAAPPPQKSASTKLSYKDQRDFDLIPRRIEEIEAAIARDEEALADPSLYSRDPKKFDTLTKAIEKARAEKDAAEERWLELAEKAEGLSG; this is encoded by the coding sequence ATGGCGGCTCCTATCCTTTCCTTCGAAAATCTCGGCCTCTCGCAAGGCACCCATTGGCTTTTCCGCAATCTCGACATTTTCGTCGGGGAGAAGGACAGGCTAGCGCTGATCGGCCGCAACGGCGCGGGCAAGACCACGCTGCTGAAGCTCATCGCCGGCCAGATCGAACCGGATGAGGGCAACCGTTCCGTCCGCCCCGGCGCGCGCGTCATCATGCTGGAGCAAGACCCCGATGTCGCCGGCTTCGCCACGCTGCGCGATTTCGCGCTGGCGGGCCAGTTCGCGCCGCCCGCCCATGAAGTCGACGCCATCGCCAGCCAGCTTGGCACCGACCTCGACCGCGAAGCCGCGACCGCTTCGGGCGGCGAACGTCGCCGCGCCGCGATCGCTCGCGCTTTGGCGAGCAAACCCGACCTGCTGCTGCTGGACGAGCCGACCAACCATCTCGACATCGACGCGATCGACTGGCTGGAGGGCTGGCTCAGCCGCTATAACGGCGCCTTCATCGTCATCAGCCACGACCGCGCTTTCCTGACCCGGCTGACGCGCCAGACGCTGTGGCTCGACCGGGGCGGCATCCGTCGCAATGAAATCGGCTTCGGCGGCTTCGAGGAATGGATGGAAGCGGTCTATGCCGAGGAAGCCCGCGCCGCCGAAAAGCTGGACGCCAAGCTCAAGATTGAGGCGCACTGGCTGGAGCGCGGCGTCACCGCGCGGCGCAAGCGTAACCAGGGCCGCCTCGCGAAACTCTGGGAAATGCGCGCCCAACGCGCCGCTATGGTGGGGCCGCAGGGCGTCGCGAAGATCGCCGTCGCCAGCGACGACAACAAGACGAAAAGCGTCATCACTGCCGAGCATGTCACGAAAAATTTCGGGGATCGCACGGTCATCAAGGACTTCTCCTTGCGCATCCAGCGCGGCGACCGCATCGGCATCGTCGGCGGCAATGGCGCGGGCAAGACCACGCTCCTGAAGCTGCTGACCGGCGAACTCGCGCCCGACTCTGGTCAGGTCAAACAGGCCAAGTCGCTCGACATGATCTTCATCGACCAGCAGCGCAGCCTGATGCAGCCCGACAAGCGTGTCCGGGATGTGCTGGCCGAAGGCGGCGACTGGATCGACGTGCGCGGCGTGCGGAAACATGTCCACGGCTATCTCAAGGAATTCCTCTTCGACCCCTCGCTGGCTGAGGCGAAGGTGGGGACGCTCTCGGGCGGCGAACGCTCCCGCCTCTTGTTCGCGCGCGAATTCGCCCGCGAATCGAACCTGCTGATCCTTGACGAGCCGACCAACGATCTCGACCTCGAAACGCTCGATCTGCTCCAGGAAGTGATTGCCGATTATGAGGGCACGGTCCTGATCGTCAGCCACGACCGCGACTTTCTCGATCGTACAGTCACCGTGACGCTGGGGCTGGATGGCTCCGGCACGATCGACGTGATCGTCGGCGGCTATGCCGACTGGGTCGCCAAGCGCCAGCCGAAAAATGCGCCCAAGGCCGAGAAGAAGGCCGCCGCGCCGCCGCCGCAGAAAAGCGCCTCGACCAAGCTCAGCTACAAGGATCAGCGCGATTTCGACCTGATTCCCAGGCGCATCGAGGAGATCGAGGCCGCCATCGCCCGCGACGAAGAAGCGCTGGCCGACCCCAGTCTCTACAGCCGCGATCCGAAAAAGTTCGACACGCTCACCAAGGCGATCGAAAAGGCCCGCGCCGAAAAGGACGCGGCGGAGGAGCGCTGGCTGGAACTGGCGGAAAAGGCCGAGGGGCTCAGTGGATAG